A genomic stretch from Geothermobacter hydrogeniphilus includes:
- a CDS encoding class I SAM-dependent methyltransferase produces the protein MNYLMEHPEEAARLAKKTRSEQVARQASWAGIKPGMRVLDVGCGVGKTTAVLKQVVGETGHATGLDLSPSRLQEAAASFAAPGLEFVQHDIRQPYVSPVQFDAVWIRFLLEYFREDQLMVVRNAVHSLKPGGLLVVGDLDNNCLLHYGHSQRMENTIQDVLRCLQENHDFDPYAGRRLFAHMVDLGFEAIDVAVEAHHLFFGELNPVDGENWLSKVEVAVKNSGCRFAEYDGDFEAALTEFKEHLFNPRRFIYTPLIMVRGTKPLG, from the coding sequence ATGAATTATCTTATGGAACACCCGGAAGAAGCCGCTCGCCTGGCAAAAAAAACCCGCTCGGAGCAGGTTGCCCGCCAGGCGTCCTGGGCCGGAATAAAGCCGGGGATGCGCGTGCTTGACGTCGGTTGTGGAGTTGGGAAAACTACGGCTGTGCTGAAGCAGGTCGTCGGTGAAACCGGCCACGCCACCGGGCTGGATCTGTCACCTTCACGCCTGCAGGAGGCGGCTGCCTCCTTCGCTGCTCCCGGGCTGGAGTTCGTACAGCATGACATTCGACAGCCCTACGTGTCCCCGGTGCAGTTCGACGCGGTCTGGATAAGGTTTTTGCTGGAATACTTTCGTGAAGACCAGTTGATGGTTGTCCGCAACGCGGTCCACAGTCTCAAACCGGGCGGGCTGCTGGTCGTCGGCGACCTCGACAATAACTGCCTGCTCCATTACGGTCATTCGCAGCGGATGGAAAACACCATCCAGGATGTGCTGCGCTGCCTGCAGGAGAACCATGATTTCGACCCCTACGCGGGGCGCAGGCTGTTCGCCCACATGGTGGATCTCGGGTTTGAGGCCATCGATGTGGCGGTTGAGGCCCATCATCTGTTTTTTGGTGAACTGAACCCGGTGGATGGTGAGAACTGGTTGAGTAAAGTCGAAGTCGCGGTCAAAAATTCCGGCTGTCGCTTTGCCGAATATGATGGTGATTTCGAGGCCGCCCTGACCGAATTCAAAGAGCATCTGTTCAATCCGCGGCGCTTTATCTACACCCCCCTGATCATGGTTCGGGGAACGAAGCCCCTGGGCTGA
- a CDS encoding OmpP1/FadL family transporter has product MKKVYLLLILLFGNVGDLQASGFGVFTQGAAGLGQGNAVVAHSPGPSSLYFNPALLTEVPGTRVEAGTTLVYADRDFTSDLTGNREPGDDALQFPSTFYATHQFDDRWSAGLGLFFPFGLATEWDESWEGRYIATRSDLFTFNINPVLACRLSDRVSIAAGLDVLYLDAELERQINSTGLGIILNPPGGFGPLTDAGQQFSGDGWGVGYNIGLFVRVSDRVNFGATFRSHIDVDVDGNLNFSIPPDAAMLASVLTDTSGHADVRLPRQATFGLAWEASGQLTLEVGGRWEDWSSTDELRVDLDQPVLGQSSDVMPRDWDDTWAFNIGGEYQLNDTVALRAGYLYSDNPVPASTFDPSVPDADAQLLTLGAGFSLDRWTLDLAYGFEHHRSRNKNNAVGASTGFAANGKYSTDLHLVAASLAYQF; this is encoded by the coding sequence ATGAAAAAGGTTTATCTGCTGTTGATTCTGCTGTTTGGAAACGTCGGGGATCTGCAGGCCTCCGGGTTCGGTGTTTTTACCCAGGGGGCTGCGGGACTGGGACAGGGAAATGCCGTTGTCGCGCATTCGCCGGGTCCTTCGAGTCTTTATTTCAATCCCGCCCTGCTGACCGAGGTGCCCGGAACCCGGGTTGAGGCGGGGACAACCCTTGTCTATGCGGACCGGGATTTCACCAGTGACCTCACTGGTAACCGGGAGCCGGGTGACGACGCGCTGCAGTTCCCGAGTACCTTCTATGCCACGCACCAGTTCGATGACCGTTGGAGCGCCGGGTTGGGGCTGTTTTTTCCGTTCGGTCTTGCGACCGAGTGGGATGAAAGCTGGGAGGGACGTTATATCGCCACCCGGTCCGACCTGTTCACCTTCAATATCAATCCGGTTCTTGCCTGCCGACTCAGTGACCGGGTTTCCATTGCCGCCGGGCTTGATGTCCTTTATCTTGACGCCGAACTGGAACGGCAGATCAATTCCACCGGGCTCGGCATTATCCTCAATCCTCCGGGCGGTTTCGGCCCCCTGACGGATGCCGGTCAGCAGTTTTCCGGCGATGGCTGGGGGGTCGGCTATAATATTGGCCTGTTTGTCAGGGTGAGCGACCGGGTGAATTTCGGCGCAACCTTCCGCAGCCATATCGATGTCGATGTCGATGGCAACCTCAACTTTTCCATTCCCCCTGACGCGGCGATGCTGGCCTCGGTCCTGACCGATACCAGTGGGCATGCTGATGTCCGTCTGCCCCGCCAGGCGACTTTCGGTCTGGCCTGGGAGGCGAGCGGACAGTTGACGCTGGAGGTCGGTGGGCGCTGGGAAGACTGGAGTTCGACCGACGAGTTGCGGGTCGATCTCGACCAGCCTGTTCTGGGACAATCAAGCGATGTCATGCCGCGTGACTGGGATGATACCTGGGCCTTCAACATCGGTGGGGAGTATCAGCTGAACGATACGGTGGCTCTCAGGGCCGGTTATCTCTACAGTGACAATCCGGTTCCGGCATCGACCTTCGACCCCTCCGTGCCCGACGCCGATGCGCAACTGCTGACCCTTGGGGCCGGTTTTTCCCTGGATCGCTGGACCCTTGACCTGGCCTATGGCTTTGAGCATCACCGCAGCCGGAATAAAAACAATGCGGTGGGGGCGTCAACCGGGTTCGCGGCCAATGGCAAGTACAGCACCGATCTGCACCTGGTCGCCGCCAGTCTCGCTTACCAGTTTTGA
- the hcp gene encoding hydroxylamine reductase translates to MFCYQCETAAKGTGCDKVGVCGKQATTSDLQDLLVYTVKGISFWANLAREKGAKDSAIDRFVIEALFTTVTNVDFDDDSVAKVVSEAVAYRNQAQALFEKANGGAYNGQVPPAAQAWDFPADRAAQLALAQLHGVKDPAIDPDVQSMRSTILFGIKGYAAYADHAIILERESDEIYAFTHKALSQLLDDSLGLMDYVGIAMETGRINLVTMELLNKAHTDRYGHPVPTPVQLGTKAGKAILVSGHDLRFLEELLIQTEGKGINIYTHGEMLPAHGYPGLKKYAHLVGNYGGAWQDQHKEFQAFPGAIIFNTNCIQRPAENYKDRLFTWGRVQFPDIKHVEGWDFSAVIDCALACEGFEDNPGQEILTGFGHNAVLGVADKVIEAVKSGAIKHFFLVGGCDGAKPGRNYYTEFAEQAPKDTVILTLACGKYRFNKMEFGDIGGIPRLLDIGQCNDAYSAVQIAVALADAFDCGVNDLPLSFILSWYEQKAVAILLTLLHLGIKDIKLGPTLPAFITPNVLNFLVENFNIAPISTPEEDLKQILG, encoded by the coding sequence ATGTTCTGTTACCAATGTGAAACCGCCGCCAAGGGAACCGGATGCGACAAGGTCGGTGTCTGCGGCAAGCAGGCGACCACCTCCGATCTGCAGGACCTGCTGGTCTACACCGTCAAGGGCATCAGCTTCTGGGCCAACCTTGCCCGCGAAAAAGGGGCCAAAGATTCCGCTATCGACCGCTTCGTCATCGAGGCATTGTTCACCACCGTCACCAACGTCGATTTCGATGATGACTCGGTCGCCAAGGTCGTCAGTGAAGCCGTCGCGTACCGCAACCAGGCCCAGGCTCTGTTCGAAAAAGCCAACGGCGGCGCCTACAACGGTCAGGTTCCGCCGGCCGCGCAGGCATGGGACTTCCCCGCCGACCGGGCCGCCCAGCTCGCCCTTGCCCAGCTGCACGGCGTCAAGGATCCGGCCATCGATCCCGATGTACAGTCGATGCGCAGCACCATCCTGTTCGGCATCAAGGGCTATGCAGCCTATGCCGACCACGCCATCATCCTCGAACGTGAGAGCGATGAAATCTATGCCTTCACCCACAAGGCCCTCTCCCAACTGCTCGACGACAGCCTCGGCCTGATGGACTACGTCGGCATTGCCATGGAAACCGGCCGTATCAACCTGGTCACCATGGAACTGCTCAACAAGGCCCACACCGACCGCTACGGACATCCGGTACCGACCCCGGTGCAACTCGGCACCAAGGCCGGCAAGGCGATCCTGGTTTCCGGTCATGATCTGCGCTTCCTGGAGGAGTTGCTGATCCAGACTGAAGGCAAGGGCATCAACATCTACACTCATGGCGAAATGCTGCCGGCACACGGCTACCCGGGGCTGAAGAAATATGCTCACCTGGTCGGCAACTACGGCGGTGCCTGGCAGGACCAGCACAAGGAATTCCAGGCCTTCCCCGGCGCGATCATTTTCAACACCAACTGTATTCAGCGCCCGGCCGAGAACTACAAGGACCGGCTCTTCACCTGGGGACGCGTACAGTTCCCCGACATCAAGCATGTTGAAGGCTGGGATTTCTCCGCAGTGATCGACTGTGCCCTGGCCTGTGAAGGTTTTGAGGACAACCCGGGGCAGGAGATTCTCACCGGTTTCGGTCACAACGCCGTACTCGGTGTCGCTGACAAGGTGATCGAGGCGGTCAAGTCCGGCGCGATCAAGCACTTCTTCCTGGTCGGCGGCTGCGACGGCGCCAAACCGGGCCGCAATTACTACACCGAGTTTGCAGAACAAGCTCCCAAGGACACCGTCATCCTGACCCTGGCCTGCGGAAAATACCGCTTCAACAAGATGGAATTCGGCGACATCGGCGGCATCCCGCGACTGCTCGATATCGGTCAGTGCAACGACGCCTACTCGGCGGTGCAGATCGCAGTCGCCCTGGCGGACGCCTTCGACTGCGGAGTCAACGACCTGCCGCTCTCCTTCATCCTCTCCTGGTATGAACAGAAGGCGGTCGCCATCCTGCTGACCCTGCTGCACCTGGGAATCAAAGACATCAAACTCGGCCCCACACTGCCGGCCTTCATCACTCCCAACGTGCTGAACTTCCTGGTCGAGAACTTCAACATCGCCCCGATCAGCACCCCGGAAGAAGACCTGAAGCAGATTCTCGGCTGA
- a CDS encoding EVE domain-containing protein produces MKSEPGCYGLQTLKDEPEQITCWDGVRNYQARNLLRDRIRVGDGVLFYHSNIRWPAVVGLAEVVRDSYPDHTALDPNADHFDPKSSVDNPVWYMVDIQYRATLPRPLTRVDLAGHPVLSGMGVLKKGNRLSVQPVSAAEWRAILELSGLPDPLTGGRRP; encoded by the coding sequence ATGAAATCGGAACCCGGCTGTTATGGATTGCAGACTCTGAAGGATGAACCGGAGCAGATCACCTGCTGGGACGGAGTTCGCAACTATCAGGCCCGCAATCTGTTGCGGGATCGGATCCGGGTCGGCGACGGGGTTCTTTTCTATCACAGCAACATCCGGTGGCCGGCCGTGGTCGGACTGGCCGAGGTGGTTCGTGACAGCTATCCCGACCACACCGCGCTCGACCCGAACGCCGATCATTTCGATCCGAAGTCCAGTGTGGACAACCCGGTCTGGTATATGGTCGACATCCAGTATCGGGCGACGCTGCCGCGGCCTCTGACCCGGGTCGATCTGGCCGGCCACCCCGTCCTGTCCGGCATGGGGGTGCTGAAAAAGGGCAATCGTCTTTCGGTTCAGCCGGTCAGCGCCGCCGAGTGGCGGGCGATCCTTGAGCTGAGCGGTCTGCCCGATCCGCTGACAGGAGGACGCCGCCCGTGA